The DNA segment AAAATCAAATCACGACTTGAAAAATGTGGAATCCGTTCTATTAATAATGTGGTGGATGTTTCCAACTATCTTTTGTTAGAACTTGGGCAACCTACTCATTTTTTTGATCGATCCAAACTTCAATCAACTTCCTTGACTGTATCTAAATCAAAAGATGGAGATAGTTTTGCTCTCCTCGATGATACTTCTCCTACTTTACCAGGAAATATCCTTCTCATCCAAAATGGTTCCACACCTGTGGCTTTAGCGGGAGTGATGGGGGGAAAAGATTCAGCGGTCACAGATGGTACAAAAAACATTGTGATGGAATCTGCTGTCTTCAAAAGAGAAGATGTTCGTTTTACGATTCGTAAAACCAATATTCGTACGGAATCTGCTGTTCGGTATGAAAAAGGCTTAGATTCTTATACTTGTTTGCCGGTCATCAAAAGAGCGGTTCAACTATTAATAGAAAACGGCAATCCGAATGTGAAGGTTTTCACTCCACAGGGTTTCAATCATACTGAATCCAAAAGAGTAACCATTGAAACAAATTTACAATTTCTCCGCCATAAATTAGGAAAAAAGATCACTTTACCAGAAGTCACAGACATTTTACAACGATTAGGTTTTGAGGTCACTTCAAAAGAGGAATCCCTCTCAGTTGTTGTTCCTAAATACAGACAAAACTACGATGTAACAATTCCAGAAGACCTAGTTGAGGAAATTGGAAGGACAATTGGTTATGCTTCCATCCGAACAGAAGCTCTCTCCATGGCAGTGGAAACTCCGATTCGCAATCCACTCCGAGAGTTAGAACGTAGAGTTAAAAATTTCTTAGCATTGGAAGTTGGTTTTAATGAAGTATACAATTATTCCTTCGCCTCTCCTACAGATGCAAAACTAGAATCAAATTTAGAATCCATATCGTTAAAAATTGCAAATGAAATGCCAGAGGAACATTCGATACTTCGAAACAGTTTGTACCCAGGTCTCATCAAACAAGCAAAGTTAAACCAAGATCGATTTGAATCGGTGAACTTGTTTGAATTGGGGAGAACTTACCACAAACAAGGCAATGGTCCTGAGTTAGCAGATGAAAAACGTTGGATATCCATTCTTTCCTTATCCAAACACAAACCAACTGACCTTGTTTCCATTGAACAAGAATTCTTAAAAATTAGAGAAACAATTTCCGAACTCTTTTTATTCTTAAATTTACCAAATTTAGTTTGGAAAAAAGAAACACGAAACCATTTCCACCCTAATGCAAGTTTAGTGGTATATTATGATGAAAAAGAAGTTGTAGAACTTGGAATCCTTCATACTCGATTTGCCGATGTGTACGATATAAAACGTAGGGTCATTCTGTCCAAAATCAACATGGAAGTGTTAGCTGAAATTTGGGAAACCCATGGAAGGACTTCTCATTTTAATCCACCATCCCATTTCCCACAAGGACAATTGGACCTTTCGCTTCTCATGAATGAATCGGATGCAACAGAATCCTTTGCAAACTTGGTCAAAACATTACAAATTCCAGAATTAGAGTCAGTGTATGTCCAAACGATTTTCCAAGGTGAATCGGTAGGAGAAGGCAAAAAATCGGTTACGTATCGTTTCCGACTTATGTCCTATGATAAAACTTTTACCCAAGAACGTTTTAAGGAGCTTTCAGACAGTTTGGTGACCACGGCAAAAGACAACGGTTATACCTTACGATAAATTTGCTTTGACAAATCCCGATTTTTATTGGGAAATCGTTCGAGTTTATGCGATTCATCTATTTGATCATTCTTTCGGGAACTTTGTTTTCCTGTTCTCGATGGGAGATCCAAAAGTCCATCAGTGACGAAAGTTTTACTCCCCAAAAGATTGATTATGCGATCCAATCAGGAAATGAAACCAACCAACAAAAACTCAGATGGACACCTATTTTCAAAAACACCTTAAGTTTAGGTTTCCAATCAGAACATATTTATTTAAAAATAAAAGCTACAAATCTAACTTCTGTTAATAAACTAATTTTAGATTTAGGAAACCCACATTTGGACTTCATTCGAGTGTTTGAAGAAGGAAATCCAGAACCCATCAAAGAAGGAGGGGATTTTATTGCTCATTCACATTGGGATGCCTTTTCCAAATCTATTGCTTTTGAACTCAATTGGCCAGCTGGAGAAACCAAAACACTCATTTTAGAAACTAAATCATCATCAAATATTAGTTATCTCATCCGCTTTTATTCCAAAGAAACGTTTTATCTAAAGGAGAATTTAGAAAATACAATTCTAGGTTTTTTTTATGGTACCATCTTTATCATGGTGATCTATAATTTATTCATATACTTCATTTTAAAGGAAAAAGCATACATCACCTATTCAGTTTCTATTTTTTGTAATCTATTGTTACAAATGTACCTAAATGGAATTTTGAATCAAATTTTCACTTTAGACCATCCCGAAATACACAATCGAATTGGTAGTGTGATTGTGACTTGTTCTGCGATCACTGGTTGGACATTTGCCCAACAAACTTTAAACTTACGGGATTTTAATCCTTGGTCCAATCGTCTAATTCAAGGCCTTAAATTCATCGTATTGTTTTATATCTTAATTCCATACGCCTATTTACCAATTGAGATAGCGGTACGGATTGGAAATTTTATTGCACAATTATTCGTAGTTTCTGTGTTAGTTGTAGCACTCGTAAACTACAGCTCAGGAAATAAACAAGCTCGATTGTTTTTGTTTGGTTGGAGCACCTTACTCTTTGGAATTTTGATGTATACGTTGATGCAAAATGGAGTCCTTCCTGTTAATGTCTTTACGATTTATGGAAACCAAATTGGTTCCACCTTAGAAGCAGGCATTCTGTCTCTTGCCCTCGCAAATAAAATCAATGAGTTAAAAGAAGAAAAGGCAAATACACAAGCAGAAGCACTTGTCACTTTAGAAGAAAAGGTAAGAGAACGAACCAAAACTTTAGACGAATCATTGAACCTCATCAAAAAGGATTTAAACGTCGCCAAAAAAATCCAAAAAACATTATTCTCTGATATCAAAACCAGTGATCCACGAATCCATTTTCATTCCTATTACCAATCTATGTCCGAAGTAGGAGGTGATTTTTATGACCTCACCCAAGTGAAAGCTGACTACTATCGAATTTTTGTTGCAGATGCAACAGGGCACGGAATCCAAGCAGCACTCATCACAATGGCGATCAAAGCGGAATATGAATCACTCAAAATGATTTATGATCATCCCGATGATTTGGTTTTTCATATGAACCAAATTTTCATCAATAAATATAGCAACATCCAAACAATTTTTACATGTTCCGTCTGTGATATTGACTTAAAGAATAAACAGTTGTTTTATGCTTCTGCAGGACATCCAGACCAAATTCACCAAAGAATTTATGATATCAAACTTTTACCTCGAACTGGTAAAATCATTGGGCTTATGGATCATACCCAATATAGACTCATTGAACACCAAATTGAAGAAGGTGATCGGATCTTTTTATTCACGGATGGAATCTTTGAACAATTCAATGAAGAAAAAGAACTCTTTGGTGAAGATAGACTCTACGAAATATTAAAAGAAAACTTAAAACTAAGCTTAGACCATACAATGGCAAAAGTGTTAAGTGAACTCTCTTTGTTCACTGATGGACAAGCAAAACAAGACGACATTACATTTATCGGTTGCGAAATTCAAAGTCTCGGTTGACTTTGATCCATGTCCTACAATCAAATTCCTAATTTCACAAAACCTTTCATCCATCCAAACGCTACAGCTTTTGGGATGATAGAATTTGGTATTTCTGTTTCGATTTGGCCTGGTGCGGTTGTTCGTGCTGACATGAACAAAATCAAACTGGGAGATTATGTGAACATCCAAGATAATTCCACATTACATACAGATTCAACAAGTCCTATCTCTATCGGCGAATGGACATTAGTTGGTCATAATGTCATGATCCATGGATGCAAAATAGGAAAAGGAGTATTAGTCGGAATTGGGTCCATTGTTTTGGATAATGCTGAAATAGGAGATGGATCTCAAATCGCGGCAGGATGTATGATCCGTGGAGGGAAAAAAATACCACCACGTTCACTTGTTGTACCCAATGGTTCCGATATTAAAATTTTCCCTGGAAAGGCAAAACCTGAATTAACAGTAGCCGGTTGTATTGAGTATGCACATCTTTCCGTACGTTTTGCACAAAATATTTTTGTACCATTTCAAAAAGAAGAAGAAGTACATTTTGTATCACAAGCCAAAGAAATTCTGACAAAACTTGGAATCTAAACTAGGATCGAATTGATTTTACTGTCTAAGTATTAGAAAATTAAAGATTCATGAATTCCTTTTTAAATAAAATCAAAGTCCTTGGGATCTTTTCCATTACCCAAACTGTATTTCAAATTGGGACAGTGATGATTATGGCAGTTTCTGCATTGGCAGGTCAAACCATAAGCCCATCTCCAGAATCCGCCTCACTACCCGTTTCGTTTGTAATCCTCGGAACCTTGCTTGGTTTAGTCCCAGCGTCAAGGTTTATGAAATGGCAAGGAAGTAAATATGGTCTTCTTCTCGGTACGATCATTGGAATCTTTGGAGCGATCCTCGCGACGTTTGCAATTTGGGAAAAAAGTTTTGTATTATTTTCCATAGCACACTTGTTATTTGGACTACACCAATCGTTTATCCAATACCTTCGTTTTGTTGCAATGGAATCTGTGCCTACCCATGATAGAGCTAGTGCATTGTCATGGATTTTAATCGCAGGAATCCCCGCTGCTTTCCTTGGTCCACTTGCTGGATTACAAGGGAAAGAACTCTTTCCCACTTCCTTATTTTTGGGATGTTATCTTATCCTAATTGTTTCACTATCTCTACAATTTTTACTAATCAGTTTCTTACCTTCACCAAATAAACGTTTCTCTACTGAAAACGAATCGGAACACCAAGAAAGCGAGAGAGAAAAAGTAAGACCATTTTCATATCATGTTAAAAATTTAGGATTATGGGTTTCGATTCTCTCTACATCTTTTGGATTTGGACTCATGGCTATGCTTATGACAGCTGTTCCTGTTGCAATGAAATCACATGGTCATGAAATGCATGC comes from the Leptospira ellinghausenii genome and includes:
- a CDS encoding MFS transporter; this translates as MNSFLNKIKVLGIFSITQTVFQIGTVMIMAVSALAGQTISPSPESASLPVSFVILGTLLGLVPASRFMKWQGSKYGLLLGTIIGIFGAILATFAIWEKSFVLFSIAHLLFGLHQSFIQYLRFVAMESVPTHDRASALSWILIAGIPAAFLGPLAGLQGKELFPTSLFLGCYLILIVSLSLQFLLISFLPSPNKRFSTENESEHQESEREKVRPFSYHVKNLGLWVSILSTSFGFGLMAMLMTAVPVAMKSHGHEMHASTLVLQWHVLGMYIPSFFSGFLVRKMTAPYLILLGVFVMGLESVSAIQGTEFLPFAVALILLGIGWNFMFVGGTNLLVEQYHPAEKNTIQAVNDTIVYSIAILSTYSAGYLEHKIGWLSLNLVSIPFLVFVSVVTLYYIQTKGNR
- a CDS encoding gamma carbonic anhydrase family protein, with the protein product MSYNQIPNFTKPFIHPNATAFGMIEFGISVSIWPGAVVRADMNKIKLGDYVNIQDNSTLHTDSTSPISIGEWTLVGHNVMIHGCKIGKGVLVGIGSIVLDNAEIGDGSQIAAGCMIRGGKKIPPRSLVVPNGSDIKIFPGKAKPELTVAGCIEYAHLSVRFAQNIFVPFQKEEEVHFVSQAKEILTKLGI
- a CDS encoding 7TM diverse intracellular signaling domain-containing protein; its protein translation is MRFIYLIILSGTLFSCSRWEIQKSISDESFTPQKIDYAIQSGNETNQQKLRWTPIFKNTLSLGFQSEHIYLKIKATNLTSVNKLILDLGNPHLDFIRVFEEGNPEPIKEGGDFIAHSHWDAFSKSIAFELNWPAGETKTLILETKSSSNISYLIRFYSKETFYLKENLENTILGFFYGTIFIMVIYNLFIYFILKEKAYITYSVSIFCNLLLQMYLNGILNQIFTLDHPEIHNRIGSVIVTCSAITGWTFAQQTLNLRDFNPWSNRLIQGLKFIVLFYILIPYAYLPIEIAVRIGNFIAQLFVVSVLVVALVNYSSGNKQARLFLFGWSTLLFGILMYTLMQNGVLPVNVFTIYGNQIGSTLEAGILSLALANKINELKEEKANTQAEALVTLEEKVRERTKTLDESLNLIKKDLNVAKKIQKTLFSDIKTSDPRIHFHSYYQSMSEVGGDFYDLTQVKADYYRIFVADATGHGIQAALITMAIKAEYESLKMIYDHPDDLVFHMNQIFINKYSNIQTIFTCSVCDIDLKNKQLFYASAGHPDQIHQRIYDIKLLPRTGKIIGLMDHTQYRLIEHQIEEGDRIFLFTDGIFEQFNEEKELFGEDRLYEILKENLKLSLDHTMAKVLSELSLFTDGQAKQDDITFIGCEIQSLG
- the pheT gene encoding phenylalanine--tRNA ligase subunit beta; translated protein: MKLSVDWLNEFTPLSQIPFESVLEKINTSICEIDDVEEYKSHLTSVITVKIKSLEKHPNAEKLQTTIATDGSKDYQIVTAATNVNVGDIVPLALPGTKLDGKEILDSELRGVRSQGMYCSEKELGMALESSGVLIFPKDTSLGISVRKYFLWEDTILTIDNKSITHRPDLWSHFGFARELASQLQIPLHHFPLQAETKWESGNDGLKVETSDHAHAYYVTSIQNVNITTSIPKIKSRLEKCGIRSINNVVDVSNYLLLELGQPTHFFDRSKLQSTSLTVSKSKDGDSFALLDDTSPTLPGNILLIQNGSTPVALAGVMGGKDSAVTDGTKNIVMESAVFKREDVRFTIRKTNIRTESAVRYEKGLDSYTCLPVIKRAVQLLIENGNPNVKVFTPQGFNHTESKRVTIETNLQFLRHKLGKKITLPEVTDILQRLGFEVTSKEESLSVVVPKYRQNYDVTIPEDLVEEIGRTIGYASIRTEALSMAVETPIRNPLRELERRVKNFLALEVGFNEVYNYSFASPTDAKLESNLESISLKIANEMPEEHSILRNSLYPGLIKQAKLNQDRFESVNLFELGRTYHKQGNGPELADEKRWISILSLSKHKPTDLVSIEQEFLKIRETISELFLFLNLPNLVWKKETRNHFHPNASLVVYYDEKEVVELGILHTRFADVYDIKRRVILSKINMEVLAEIWETHGRTSHFNPPSHFPQGQLDLSLLMNESDATESFANLVKTLQIPELESVYVQTIFQGESVGEGKKSVTYRFRLMSYDKTFTQERFKELSDSLVTTAKDNGYTLR